In a genomic window of Nothobranchius furzeri strain GRZ-AD chromosome 14, NfurGRZ-RIMD1, whole genome shotgun sequence:
- the LOC107376754 gene encoding equilibrative nucleoside transporter 2 has product MGQTDTPQDRGYLVGIIFFILGLGTLLPWNFFMTASLYFQDRLNNTESMNGTAVHKEYYFNNWMTLLSQLPLLLFTLLNSFLYQRISGAVRITGSLVAILLFFILTAVLVKVDLKDTDLFFSVTMATIWFINCFVAVLQGSLFGLVGLLPQKYSSIFMSGQGLAGTFAAIAMLISIASDVDPESAALGYFITPCVGTLITLFSYLLLPRLEFADHHLNRRSNYEEGTTDKLLNGGVVVNGKLNGHANGTAMKAASRGSSEVEEQLELSLDEPKQVEKSQAKASVLEVFKKIWVMAFCVTFIFTVTLSVFPAVTVDVKTIFPGKWERYFISVCCFLMFNIGDWAGRTITTVVRWPRKESTLFPVLVLVRLVFVPLLMFCNVRSRVYLPVFFEHDAAFATIMAAFSISSGYFVCLSMSYAPQLVEPKDAETAGALMTFFLSLGLSLGAALSFLLRAAI; this is encoded by the exons CGGCTACTTGGTGGGAATCATTTTCTTCATCCTGGGTCTGGGAACGCTGCTGCCATGGAATTTCTTCATGACGGCATCACTG TATTTCCAGGACCGCCTGAACAACACAGAGTCCATGAACGGCACGGCGGTACATAAAGAGTACTACTTCAACAACTGGATGACCTTACTGTCCCAGCTGCCTCTGCTGCTCTTCACCCTGCTCAACTCCTTCCTGTACCAGAG GATTTCCGGGGCGGTACGAATCACAGGCAGCCTCGTCGCCATCCTGCTGTTCTTCATCCTCACAGCGGTGCTGGTTAAAGTAGACCTGAAGGACACGGACTTGTTCTTCTCCGTCACCATGGCGACCATCTGGTTCATCAACT GCTTCGTGGCCGTGCTGCAGGGTAGTCTGTTTGGTCTGGTGGGTCTGCTGCCTCAGAAGTACAGCTCCATCTTCATGAGTGGCCAGGGCCTCGCTGGGACGTTTGCTGCCATCGCCATGCTGATCTCCATAGCCA gtgACGTGGACCCTGAGTCTGCAGCTTTAGGTTACTTCATCACACCGTGTGTGGGCACTCTCATCACTCTCTTCAGCTACCTGCTGCTGCCTCGTCTG GAGTTTGCTGATCATCATCTGAACCGAAGGAGCAACTACGAGGAAGGAACCACTGATAAGCTGCTGAACG GCGGCGTTGTGGTGAACGGTAAGCTGAACGGTCATGCTAACGGAACGGCGATGAAAGCTGCGTCGCGGGGCAGCAgtgaggtggaggagcagctggagcTGAGCTTAGATGAACCCAAGCAAGTGGAGAAGAGTCAGGCCAAGGCCTCGGTCCTAGAGGTCTTTAAGAAG ATTTGGGTGATGGCGTTCTGTGTAACGTTCATCTTCACCGTCACGCTGTCCGTGTTTCCCGCCGTCACTGTGGATGTCAAAACGATATTCCCTGGAAAATGGG AGCGTTATTTCATCTccgtctgctgtttcctgatgtTCAACATCGGCGACTGGGCGGGCCGGACTATCACCACCGTCGTGCGCTGG CCTCGTAAGGAGTCGACTCTGTTCCCGGTGCTGGTGTTAGTCAGGCTGGTGTTCGTCCCCCTGCTGATGTTCTGTAACGTCCGGAGTCGGGTCTACCTTCCCGTCTTCTTCGAACACGATGCTGCATTTGCCACCATCATGGCCGCCTTCTCTATAAGCAGCGGTTACTTCGTGTGCCTGTCCATGTCCTACGCGCCTCA GCTGGTGGAGCCTAAAGACGCGGAGACGGCCGGGGCCCTGATGACCTTCTTCCTGTCTCTGGGTCTGTCCCTGGGAGCCGCGCTGTCCTTCCTACTCCGGGCTGCCATCTGA
- the LOC107376753 gene encoding serine/threonine-protein phosphatase PP1-beta catalytic subunit, with protein sequence MAEGELDVDSLISRLLEVRGCRPGKIVQMTEAEVRGLCIKSREIFLSQPILLELEAPLKICGDIHGQYTDLLRLFEYGGFPPEANYLFLGDYVDRGKQSLETICLLLAYKIKYPENFFLLRGNHECASINRIYGFYDECKRRFNIKLWKTFTDCFNCLPIAAIVDEKIFCCHGGLSPDLQSMEQIRRIMRPTDVPDTGLLCDLLWSDPDKDVQGWGENDRGVSFTFGADVVSKFLNRHDLDLICRAHQVVEDGYEFFAKRQLVTLFSAPNYCGEFDNAGGMMSVDETLMCSFQILKPSEKKAKYQYGGMNAGRPVTPPRTAQPPKKR encoded by the exons TGCGAGGATGTCGTCCAGGGAAGATCGTCCAGATGACGGAGGCGGAGGTGCGCGGCCTCTGCATCAAGTCTCGGGAGATCTTCCTGAGTCAGCCCATCCTCCTGGAGCTGGAGGCTCCGCTCAAAATCTGCG GTGACATCCACGGACAGTAcacagacctgctgaggctcttTGAGTACGGCGGATTCCCTCCAGAGGCCAACTACCTGTTCCTAGGAGACTATGTGGACAGAGGGAAGCAGTCCCTGGAAACCATCTGCCTGCTGCTGGCCTACAAGATCAAATACCCCGAGAACTTCTTCCTGCTGCGGGGCAACCACGAGTGTGCCTCCATCAACCGCATCTACGGCTTCTACGATGAGT GTAAACGCAGATTCAACATCAAACTCTGGAAGACGTTCACCGACTGTTTTAACTGCCTGCCCATCGCGGCCATCGTGGACGAGAAGATCTTCTGCTGCCACGGAG GGCTTTCTCCTGACCTGCAGTCTATGGAGCAGATCAGACGGATCATGAGGCCCACAGACGTACCTGACACAG GTCTCCTGTGTGACCTGCTGTGGTCCGACCCAGATAAGGACGTGCAGGGCTGGGGGGAGAATGACCGTGGCGTCTCCTTCACCTTTGGAGCTGACGTGGTCAGCAAGTTCCTCAACCGTCACGATCTGGATCTAATCTGTCGAGCCCACCAG GTGGTGGAAGATGGTTATGAGTTCTTCGCCAAGCGGCAGCTGGTGACTCTGTTCTCGGCTCCAAACTACTGTGGGGAGTTTGACAACGCAGGCGGCATGATGAGCGTGGACGAAACTCTGATGTGCTCCTTCCAG ATCCTGAAGCCGTCTGAGAAGAAGGCCAAGTACCAGTACGGAGGGATGAACGCTGGCCGGCCCGTCACCCCTCCCCGCACAGCCCAACCTCCAAAGAAACGATGA